The Balaenoptera acutorostrata chromosome 15, mBalAcu1.1, whole genome shotgun sequence genome contains a region encoding:
- the BRI3 gene encoding brain protein I3, producing MDHKPLLQERPPAYNLEAGQGDFACGPHGYGAIPAAAAPPPPYPYLVTGLPTHHPRVYNIHSRNVTRYPANSIVVVGGCPVCRVGVLEDSFTFLGIFLAIVLFPFGFICCFALRKRRCPNCGANFT from the exons ATGGACCACAAGCCCCTGCTGCAGGAGCGGCCGCCCGCCTACAACCTGGAGGCCGGCCAGGGCGACTTCGCGTGCGGCCCGCACGGCTACGGCGCcatccccgccgccgccgccccgccgcCGCCCTACCCCTACCTCGTCACAG GGTTACCCACGCACCACCCCAGGGTCTACAACATCCACAGTCGAAATGTCACCCGGTACCCTGCCAATTCTATCGTTGTTGTTGGAGGCTGCCCTGTCTGCAG GGTCGGGGTTCTGGAGGACTCCTTCACCTTCCTGGGCATCTTCTTGGCCATCGTCTTGTTCCCCTTTGGGTTCATCTGCTGTTTTGCCTTGAGGAAGCGAAGATGCCCCAACTGTGGCGCAAACTTTACTTAA